The nucleotide sequence TTATGCGGGGCGGCCCCCTGGGGAGTGTTCGAATTCTCCTCCTGCAGGCGCTCGTCTTCCACCCCGTCCTCGCCCTCCGAGTCGGTATAGGTGGCGTAGAGAGATGCCAGAGCAACACTTTGTACAGACATGGTTAGTTGGTTTTGAGTGCCCGCCGTGCTACCAAGCAATATTTTGTGTGGGAACTCACCGGTCTAGCGTTGCACAGCCTGGCCCAGCGCCCAACTGTGCCACGTGAGGGCTTTAGAGGCGCGGGGACAGGAAGGCTTTTATGGGCCCGATGGGCGCGTTGAGCTTTGGTCGCTTTTAGTACGAACCTGAAatcagattatatatacatacacatttatcattatattatattatattcacaaGATTAAtacctttatatattaaatgatataaaatatattggcaaaattaaattatccattttgtttatttatatttttgttgtacttaatctgaaaaattgtatgaaaggcgttttaacaatatattataatattacattttcatagaaaatctacatttaaactcaaattattattatattgcttttaatGGGCAAATTTGTATCCAttatatcttctttctttttccacaATTCTCTGGCACGAATATGAACTGAATCTCTATACTAATATTtactcattaaaattttctccaaAATTTCTCATCTCATAGttgaaatataatcaataattataaaagtcaataaataaatagtaacaTTAACAGAGAAGAAAATTAGATAGAGACCATTTGATTTATCCGAGGTCAAACTGACAAACAAAATGTAGGTTAGAATCTAACCAGATCACGATAATTGTATTGCTAGTGATGAGAAACTTTTTCTACTGACCTTAAACTTTCAACGTCCAGAAATACCACGTACAATTTGATTCAGTTTGTACATTACACAATcaattcttaatataattgtaaataaatattcaataaagagtgcaaaattttatttcatcatcgGCAACCATCGGCGCGTTCCTCCCAAAGTTCCCAAGATACTTTGCGTTCGTTATGtccataaacataataatacatagaGAGCAATTTCTTTAGTTGATTTACAGAAGCTTCGACGGATGTACTGATTGGCTGCTACTACAAAACTTTTGAAACTCTAGATGTTTCCTATTCAATAGCCAATTGACACGTCGATGAACTGGCTATTATTGACAATCGAATAGAGAATAATCATCGAGATTCTATTGGTAGGAAGCTAAGACCCTAGGCTTGACAAGCTTTTTGTCATATCAGCCTTGACGGATTAACGCATAGATTTTTAGTTACATAATGCAAGTATCATGAGCGTGTTTTGATAGAAAGTTAGTCGTGAAGATGGTCGGGATAACTCCGTATACTTGCAGAAATGCACTTCGTCAAGTGAGTGTTCTTCGAAGAACAAGAAAATCATTATTGATGATTCAAGacgttatgtaattttttatttcatttttcatataattcttttttcaccCAGCGTAATGCAAGCTGCAAACACTTGTCAGCTTTGTAATAATGAGCATGTAATTAGAATGTCATAATGTATGttgtttttcttatcaaaaaactttaaatctgTGAAATAgaatttagtattaaaatgAACCAgtttagtaattaataaaaaattattctttgcaataatatatgaactctaacatttcaagatatatgtgttttatatgTTCCATATTTCTAATTCTAAATCAGTatcaattttctcaattttacaGATCAGAAGTTTGCATACTGCAGCGATTCAAAATGCTGAAGCCAGATTAAAGACCTTTTCAGTTTATCGTTGGAATCCAGACAAACCTGATGAAAAACCATATATGCAGAAATATAAGGTTGATTTGAATACGTAAGTATCTTATTATTGATCAAAttaagtgtttttttttttaattttattaaattatatagttgttttatttcttgcattttatatattttttgtttagttGCGGGCCAATGGTGCTGGATGcactgattaaaattaaaaatgagattgATCCAACTTTGACATTCCGTCGTTCTTGCCGTGAAGGTATTTGTGGATCTTGTGCTATGAATATCGGAGGAACAAACACACTAGCATGTATCAGGTATTGTGTGCATtagtatatacatgtaatgtttgcattatttaatcattgaagatgtaatttataatcccggcttctaatttatatataaattaaatctaatatataaaaatctatactactataaaaattaattaaacaaaaataaataaaaaatatgtgtttcagcaaaattgacaaaaatacAAGCTCATCATGTGACATTTATCCTTTAccacatatgtatatcgtgAAGGATTTAGTGccagatttaaataatttttacgaacAGTATCGTAGTATACAGCCTTGGTTACAGCGTAAAGATGCAAAGAAAGTTGGTAACCAACAGTATTTGCAGAGTGTAGAAGATCGCAAAAAATTGGTAAGTAAATTCCTTTgtcaacaatatttatttcatcttctATTTTGATTATAGTCACTTTTCTTACTTAAAACtagatacataatttaaacttcTTTCTGATATAGGATGGTCTCTATGAATGTATTCTCTGTGCTTGCTGCAGTACTTCTTGTCCATCTTATTGGTGGAATGGTGATAAGTATTTAGGCCCTGCAGTACTTATGCAAGtaagcatattttaatattatataatatataattttagatattgtaTTATGTAATAGAATAAACAATCACCAATAATagggatttaaaaaaaaatgataaaagtaagaaattctttaaaaatgaaataaacacatatatgAACCGAAATTAAATCACaagcatataattattatcttttgaaCAAGTAATGTTGCGCATTTATATAtccaaagataaatttaattaaaatatatataactttgctTAATCGGCAAAACATCCTTGTTTTCACTTGAGAGTTTTGACCTTATAAATTCTGTTTATGCAGtttttttaagattcttttaactattattattattttcattaggCTTATAGATGGATTATTGACTCGCGAGATACTCAAACGAATGAGCGTCTGCAAAAACTGAAGGATCCATTTTCAGTTTACCGCTGTCATACAATTATGAATTGTACACGTACTTGTCCAAAGGTAAgtttaatttactattttaacttattatttgaaaatttgcaaaattgcattatattaaaacatattttttttttatagggtTTGAATCCTGGAAAGGCGATAGcggaaataaagaaattattagcTAATATTAGTCAAAAACCACAACCAGAACTTACAGCGACTCTATAGCTAAAGGAAGTCAGGTAGAAGCAACAAATTCAATATATGTCTGTCATTATACTACGTGTAcagcgaatatatataatcagtgTAATATACTTCGTACAATCGAAGATGTGCAGATCTAgtggataaaatattttagcaatcAAAAATTCGCTGTTACActctatctttaaataaaacagatttCCTACCATGTGGAACTATGCAGTgcagtaattattaattattgatacaaCAGCACAAACCCTCAAGTATAAGTTACTTGAACTATGCTTTGTTAGCCTGATTTTTTCATGGTTCAGCAGCCATTCGAATCCTAGCAGTCTCACGTGATCGGTTATGTACCTCAGCCGTGCGCAATGTTATGCCGAATATGTCTTCGTGATAGCGATTTTCATcctgaaagagaaataattattccacacaagtgaaataatttatatttatgtagcataattgttatttcctgtcatatatgtataaatatcagaGATAGTCAGAAAAGAATAACAATGAGTGAAAAATTTACCCTGACTGATAACATATACGCTTCGACTTCTTTGTCCGTCATTTGGCCATGCGTTTGTATAATTTGTTTCAATGTTTGATAGACGTCTTCTGCCATTGTGCAATCTCCACAAACATAGAAATGTCCGCGCTCATGTACCACCATTGTGTAAATTTGCGATGCTTCCGCTTGGATCAAATCTTGCACATAAGTCtagataaaattcatataaaatgcaaCTTAATCaacttatatcattataaatcatatgttattttatgaattttcctatttatcgtatttattaattattttcattattaataaaatatgaactaAAGAGAACGATTACATcacaatcaaataaatttagagtTCAAGAAACATTgacaaatataaagtttaatatatattcatgaattTGCATTGATTCCAGTATTGATCGAGATTTGTTTTgcgaaatttcaatatttgtgaaaatctattatttgctTGCAAAATGCTTGATCTAAAcgaactaatttttaaattttaaatggataTCTATAgctttcaaagattttatttgaaagaaagaatTCGAATGTTTTCAATTCATGGAAGACTTAAACTTCTTAGAAATAGTATTTTATCTACacaaactttttctttctagttatttttttagatataaaaaacatacatgTGCGAGTATTTTACCTTCTTGACACCAGGCTCTCGGGATAATGCTAAAAACACTTTATCCAAGACACCAGCGTTcaacatttctttcttttcttctctgtaCAAATCCAAATTTCTTTGACGACAACCAAAGAACAGCCAAATCTTTCCAAACGTTTgatctgcaaatattttttttaaaataacttccGAAT is from Cataglyphis hispanica isolate Lineage 1 chromosome 15, ULB_Chis1_1.0, whole genome shotgun sequence and encodes:
- the LOC126855191 gene encoding succinate dehydrogenase [ubiquinone] iron-sulfur subunit, mitochondrial, which translates into the protein MVGITPYTCRNALRQIRSLHTAAIQNAEARLKTFSVYRWNPDKPDEKPYMQKYKVDLNTCGPMVLDALIKIKNEIDPTLTFRRSCREGICGSCAMNIGGTNTLACISKIDKNTSSSCDIYPLPHMYIVKDLVPDLNNFYEQYRSIQPWLQRKDAKKVGNQQYLQSVEDRKKLDGLYECILCACCSTSCPSYWWNGDKYLGPAVLMQAYRWIIDSRDTQTNERLQKLKDPFSVYRCHTIMNCTRTCPKGLNPGKAIAEIKKLLANISQKPQPELTATL